One Natator depressus isolate rNatDep1 chromosome 13, rNatDep2.hap1, whole genome shotgun sequence genomic region harbors:
- the KIF3B gene encoding kinesin-like protein KIF3B isoform X1 — protein MRVRTWVCKGRLAAPIAHVRAWVCKGGTPPPLHARLRAWVCKGFQRSWPSWITCLSNLPCHRLVIMSKLKSSESVRVVVRCRPMNGKEKAASYDKVVDVDVQLGQVSVKNPRGTSHELPKTFTFDAVYDWNSKQFELYDETFRPLVDSVLQGFNGTIFAYGQTGTGKTYTMEGVRGDPEKRGVIPNSFDHIFTHISRSQNQQYLVRASYLEIYQEEIRDLLSKDQSKRLELKERPDTGVYVKDLSSFVTKSVKEIEHVMNVGNQNRSVGATNMNEHSSRSHAIFVITIECSQVGLDGENHIRVGKLNLVDLAGSERQAKTGAQGERLKEATKINLSLSALGNVISALVDGKSTHIPYRDSKLTRLLQDSLGGNAKTVMVANIGPASYNVEETLTTLRYANRAKNIKNKPRVNEDPKDALLREFQEEIARLKAQLEKRSVGKRKRRERRRDGGEEEEEDGEEGDEGDDKDDYWKEQQEKLEIEKKAIVEDHSLVAEEKMRLLKEKEKKMEDLKREKEAAEMLGAKIKAMESKLLVGGKNIVDHTNEQQKILEQKRQEIAEQKRREREIQQQMESRDEETLELKETYSSLQQEVDIKTKKLKKLFSKLQAVKAEIHDLQEEHIKERQELEQTQNELTRELKLKHLIIENFIPLEEKNKIMNRSFFDEEEDQWKLHPITRLDNQQMMKRPVSAVGYKRPLSQHARMSMMIRPEARYRAENIVLLELDMPSRTTRDYEGPAIAPKVQAALEAALQDEDEIQVDASTFESMSNKKSKSRPKTGRKSGGSSSSGTSGSQLYPLLYWALLLLGNRKELKVISTESTFQNLRMKT, from the exons GTTTTCAGCGCTCCTGGCCTTCCTGGATCACCTGTCTGTCAAATCTCCCCTGCCACCGTCTTGTCATCATGTCCAAGTTAAAGAGTTCTGAATCCGTCAGAGTGGTGGTGCGGTGCCGGCCAATGAATGGGAAAGAAAAGGCAGCTTCATATGATAAAGTTGTTGATGTGGATGTCCAGTTAGGGCAGGTATCAGTGAAGAATCCCAGGGGAACATCTCATGAGCTGCCTAAAACTTTCACCTTTGATGCTGTCTATGACTGGAATTCCAAGCAGTTTGAACTTTATGATGAGACCTTTAGACCTCTGGTGGATTCTGTCCTGCAAGGGTTCAATGGGACTATCTTTGCCTATGGGCAGACTGGGACAGGGAAAACATATACAATGGAAGGAGTGCGTGGTGACCCTGAAAAAAGAGGGGTCATCCCCAATTCGTTTGACCACATCTTCACCCACATCTCTCGATCTCAGAACCAGCAGTATTTGGTTAGAGCTTCTTATCTGGAAATATACCAAGAAGAAATCAGAGATTTGCTATCAAAGGATCAGTCCAAGAGGCTGGAGCTGAAAGAGAGACCAGACACTGGTGTGTATGTGAAGGACTTGTCATCTTTTGTCACAAAGAGTGTCAAAGAGATCGAGCATGTCATGAATGTGGGGAACCAAAACCGCTCAGTTGGTGCTACCAACATGAATGAGCATAGCTCCCGTTCCCATGCCATTTTTGTGATCACCATTGAGTGCAGCCAGGTGGGACTTGATGGGGAGAATCACATCCGTGTAGGAAAACTCAACCTAGTGGACCTTGCAGGCAGTGAACGCCAGGCCAAGACTGGAGCACAGGGGGAAAGGCTGAAGGAAGCTACCAAGATTAACCTCTCCCTTTCAGCTTTGGGTAATGTTATATCTGCCCTAGTAGATGGTAAAAGCACTCACATTCCATACCGGGACTCAAAACTAACTAGGCTACTTCAGGACTCACTAGGTGGCAATGCTAAGACTGTGATGGTGGCCAATATAGGCCCTGCCTCTTACAATGTAGAAGAAACTCTTACTACCCTGCGATATGCCAACCGTGCCAAAAACATCAAGAACAAACCAAGAGTTAATGAGGATCCTAAGGATGCACTGCTACGAGAATTCCAGGAAGAAATCGCTCGGCTCAAGGCACAATTGGAAAAACGGTCTGTTGgtaaaagaaagaggagagaaaggagaagagatggtggggaagaggaagaggaggatggagaAGAGGGTGACGAAGGGGATGACAAAGATGACTACTGGAAGGAGCAGCAGGAAAAGCTGGAAATTGAGAAGAAAGCTATTGTAGAGGATCACAGCTTGGTGGCAGAAGAAAAGATGAGGCTGctaaaggagaaggagaagaagatgGAGGATCTCAAGCGAGAGAAGGAAGCAGCAGAAATGCTGGGTGCCAAAATCAAG GCAATGGAAAGCAAGCTCCTTGTTGGAGGGAAAAACATTGTGGATCATACAAATGAACAGCAGAAAATCTTGGAGCAGAAACGTCAGGAAATTGCAGAACAG AAACGTCGGGAGCGAGAAATCCAGCAACAGATGGAAAGTCGGGATGAGGAAACACTGGAGCTAAAAGAGACCTATAGTTCCCTACAGCAAGAGGTGGACATTAAAACCAAAAAACTCAAAAAG CTTTTTTCCAAGCTGCAAGCTGTGAAGGCAGAGATCCATGATCTCCAGGAGGAGCACATCAAGGAGCGGCAAGAACTGGAACAGACCCAGAATGAGCTTACCAGGGAGTTAAAGCTAAA GCACCTGATTATTGAAAACTTTATTCCCCTGGAGGAAAAGAACAAGATCATGAACAGATCTTTCTTTGATGAAGAGGAAGACCAGTGGAAACTGCATCCCATAACTCGGCTGGA TAACCAGCAGATGATGAAAAGGCCAGTGTCAGCAGTGGGATACAAGAGGCCTTTGAGTCAGCATGCCAGGATGTCCATGATGATTCGTCCAGAGGCCCGGTACAGG GCAGAAAATATTGTGTTACTGGAGCTAGATATGCCTAGCCGAACAACCAGAGACTACGAGGGCCCAGCCATTGCTCCTAAAGTGCAGGCTGCTCTAGAAGCAGCTCTGCAGGATGAAGATGAGATACAGGTGGATGCCTCCACTTTTGAGAGCATGTCAAATAAAAAATCGAAATCCAG GCCTAAAACTGGAAGGAAATCGGGGGGATCCTCTTCCTCAGGCACCTCTGGATCTCAGCTCTACCC
- the KIF3B gene encoding kinesin-like protein KIF3B isoform X2 encodes MSKLKSSESVRVVVRCRPMNGKEKAASYDKVVDVDVQLGQVSVKNPRGTSHELPKTFTFDAVYDWNSKQFELYDETFRPLVDSVLQGFNGTIFAYGQTGTGKTYTMEGVRGDPEKRGVIPNSFDHIFTHISRSQNQQYLVRASYLEIYQEEIRDLLSKDQSKRLELKERPDTGVYVKDLSSFVTKSVKEIEHVMNVGNQNRSVGATNMNEHSSRSHAIFVITIECSQVGLDGENHIRVGKLNLVDLAGSERQAKTGAQGERLKEATKINLSLSALGNVISALVDGKSTHIPYRDSKLTRLLQDSLGGNAKTVMVANIGPASYNVEETLTTLRYANRAKNIKNKPRVNEDPKDALLREFQEEIARLKAQLEKRSVGKRKRRERRRDGGEEEEEDGEEGDEGDDKDDYWKEQQEKLEIEKKAIVEDHSLVAEEKMRLLKEKEKKMEDLKREKEAAEMLGAKIKAMESKLLVGGKNIVDHTNEQQKILEQKRQEIAEQKRREREIQQQMESRDEETLELKETYSSLQQEVDIKTKKLKKLFSKLQAVKAEIHDLQEEHIKERQELEQTQNELTRELKLKHLIIENFIPLEEKNKIMNRSFFDEEEDQWKLHPITRLDNQQMMKRPVSAVGYKRPLSQHARMSMMIRPEARYRAENIVLLELDMPSRTTRDYEGPAIAPKVQAALEAALQDEDEIQVDASTFESMSNKKSKSRPKTGRKSGGSSSSGTSGSQLYPLLYWALLLLGNRKELKVISTESTFQNLRMKT; translated from the exons ATGTCCAAGTTAAAGAGTTCTGAATCCGTCAGAGTGGTGGTGCGGTGCCGGCCAATGAATGGGAAAGAAAAGGCAGCTTCATATGATAAAGTTGTTGATGTGGATGTCCAGTTAGGGCAGGTATCAGTGAAGAATCCCAGGGGAACATCTCATGAGCTGCCTAAAACTTTCACCTTTGATGCTGTCTATGACTGGAATTCCAAGCAGTTTGAACTTTATGATGAGACCTTTAGACCTCTGGTGGATTCTGTCCTGCAAGGGTTCAATGGGACTATCTTTGCCTATGGGCAGACTGGGACAGGGAAAACATATACAATGGAAGGAGTGCGTGGTGACCCTGAAAAAAGAGGGGTCATCCCCAATTCGTTTGACCACATCTTCACCCACATCTCTCGATCTCAGAACCAGCAGTATTTGGTTAGAGCTTCTTATCTGGAAATATACCAAGAAGAAATCAGAGATTTGCTATCAAAGGATCAGTCCAAGAGGCTGGAGCTGAAAGAGAGACCAGACACTGGTGTGTATGTGAAGGACTTGTCATCTTTTGTCACAAAGAGTGTCAAAGAGATCGAGCATGTCATGAATGTGGGGAACCAAAACCGCTCAGTTGGTGCTACCAACATGAATGAGCATAGCTCCCGTTCCCATGCCATTTTTGTGATCACCATTGAGTGCAGCCAGGTGGGACTTGATGGGGAGAATCACATCCGTGTAGGAAAACTCAACCTAGTGGACCTTGCAGGCAGTGAACGCCAGGCCAAGACTGGAGCACAGGGGGAAAGGCTGAAGGAAGCTACCAAGATTAACCTCTCCCTTTCAGCTTTGGGTAATGTTATATCTGCCCTAGTAGATGGTAAAAGCACTCACATTCCATACCGGGACTCAAAACTAACTAGGCTACTTCAGGACTCACTAGGTGGCAATGCTAAGACTGTGATGGTGGCCAATATAGGCCCTGCCTCTTACAATGTAGAAGAAACTCTTACTACCCTGCGATATGCCAACCGTGCCAAAAACATCAAGAACAAACCAAGAGTTAATGAGGATCCTAAGGATGCACTGCTACGAGAATTCCAGGAAGAAATCGCTCGGCTCAAGGCACAATTGGAAAAACGGTCTGTTGgtaaaagaaagaggagagaaaggagaagagatggtggggaagaggaagaggaggatggagaAGAGGGTGACGAAGGGGATGACAAAGATGACTACTGGAAGGAGCAGCAGGAAAAGCTGGAAATTGAGAAGAAAGCTATTGTAGAGGATCACAGCTTGGTGGCAGAAGAAAAGATGAGGCTGctaaaggagaaggagaagaagatgGAGGATCTCAAGCGAGAGAAGGAAGCAGCAGAAATGCTGGGTGCCAAAATCAAG GCAATGGAAAGCAAGCTCCTTGTTGGAGGGAAAAACATTGTGGATCATACAAATGAACAGCAGAAAATCTTGGAGCAGAAACGTCAGGAAATTGCAGAACAG AAACGTCGGGAGCGAGAAATCCAGCAACAGATGGAAAGTCGGGATGAGGAAACACTGGAGCTAAAAGAGACCTATAGTTCCCTACAGCAAGAGGTGGACATTAAAACCAAAAAACTCAAAAAG CTTTTTTCCAAGCTGCAAGCTGTGAAGGCAGAGATCCATGATCTCCAGGAGGAGCACATCAAGGAGCGGCAAGAACTGGAACAGACCCAGAATGAGCTTACCAGGGAGTTAAAGCTAAA GCACCTGATTATTGAAAACTTTATTCCCCTGGAGGAAAAGAACAAGATCATGAACAGATCTTTCTTTGATGAAGAGGAAGACCAGTGGAAACTGCATCCCATAACTCGGCTGGA TAACCAGCAGATGATGAAAAGGCCAGTGTCAGCAGTGGGATACAAGAGGCCTTTGAGTCAGCATGCCAGGATGTCCATGATGATTCGTCCAGAGGCCCGGTACAGG GCAGAAAATATTGTGTTACTGGAGCTAGATATGCCTAGCCGAACAACCAGAGACTACGAGGGCCCAGCCATTGCTCCTAAAGTGCAGGCTGCTCTAGAAGCAGCTCTGCAGGATGAAGATGAGATACAGGTGGATGCCTCCACTTTTGAGAGCATGTCAAATAAAAAATCGAAATCCAG GCCTAAAACTGGAAGGAAATCGGGGGGATCCTCTTCCTCAGGCACCTCTGGATCTCAGCTCTACCC